The Treponema sp. Marseille-Q3903 genomic interval TTGATGACACGCCTCGATAACGAGATAGACAGGGCTATAGCATCTGAAATCGACCTATCTATCTTTGTTATAAAAATCTCTGGGGAAAATCACTCTACAGAAAAGTTTAAAAATGTTTGTAATTATCTTTCGATTCAGTTTCAGTTCAAAGATTTGATTTTTGAATACAAAGATGACTGTATTGTGTGCATAAAACTGAGCACAGATATAGAAGAGGCCTTGATTTTTGCAGATAAAATTTACGAAGATATTTCTGACATGATTGAAAAAGATAGATGCAACATCGGGATTTCGTCTCGTTCAATCAGGATTGTATCTGGTGAAAGGATTTTGCTTGAAGCAACACAAGCGCTTGAACATTCTTTAAGAGAAAAAGACTCTCCTGTAATTGCATTTAAAGTCGATTCTGAAAAATACAGGAAGTTTCTTGAACAAAATTAAGAAACAGGAGCCTGATTTTCAGTCTTCACTTCACCTTTTAGCTTCTTATAAGATTCCTCAAATCTTTCAATATTCTTGCTGTCTGCAAAATCTGTCTTGAGAGTTTCCATCAGTGAAATATAAAGCTCTTCATTTTTTTTAAAGTTTTTTTCATCAGCAAGAATAACCGCTATATAATTTTCAAGAAACTGCGAATTTTCCGGTTGTTCTTCTACAAGGAGCTTGTAAGATTCTTTTGCATTTTTATAATTGCCCTGCATTGAATAAATATATGCAATGCTTGCTTTTATTGAGGCATTTTTTGGGTCTCGTTTGAGCATTATCTTATACATAGGCAATGCGTCGTCCCATTTAGAAAGATATGAATAACATTTTGCAAGCTTATAAAAAGCTGTCCAATAAAGTTTTTTATTACGCATAGCTTTTTCATAATAATTAGATGCGTTGGAATAATCTTCAAGTTTAAAATAAGTGTCGCCTATGTTTATATATTCCGCATAGATGTTTTGAACTTTTGCATACTCCTGTCCAGGAACAGGAGTTGGGATACTCGCGCATGAAAAAAATACTGCAATTACGAGGACGGTTAATATATTAACCAAGTACAATCTTTTCAATTTCATAGAGCTGAGATTTGTATAAACCTGAAATATTGTGTCCGTAGTCTGCAATCAGCTGAATCATATTTCTTGGAGCATCTTGTGTGTCGCATCCGTTTAGACGATCTCCAGCATCTCCAAGTCCCGGCATTATGTACGCTTTTTCGTTCATCACAGGGTCCATCCAAAGTGTGTAGCAAGTACAGTTTTCAAGCGCTCTAGTTACGCGTATGCTTCCTTTCAAAGTTGAAATTGTATTAAAAAATGAAATAGATTTTGGTTTTACGCCCTGACTTTGAAGATATTTTACTACAGTGACGAGAGAGCCGCCTGTAGCGTTCATCGGGTCGGCAAAAATCAAATCTTTTCCGTCGAGTTGCTCGAGATTAAAAAACGACTTGTTCAAATCCATGATATATTCCATATTTGACTCATTTTTAGTATCGTTGCGTGAAATCTTGAACAAGGCAAATGGAGTTTGGTATTTGTGCGATGAATATGCCTGAATCTCCTTTGACATTATCATGCTCGGTAAAAGCGCTCCACGAAGCATAACGCACATCACGGAATTTTCAATTTTGTGGTCTATATCGGGAATTTTGTGGACAGCGTAGTTCTGAACAGGAAAACGAACTGGAGTTTTTACGAACATGTATCCTTTTTTGTCGCTGTGTTGATCAATATATGCCATTTTAAAAAGCATTTCGTATGCACGTTGACTGTAATACATAAATTCTTGATGATCTGTATTTTCATCTCGGAGTTTTGAAATCACTCGTGAACATTCTGCGTGAGCACTTTCTTCTGTTACAAAAGAAAATACTTTGATGTTTGGATGTTTTGCACAGATATTCTGCATTTCATGCCCGAGCTTGTCGTAGCCTTCAATAACCTTTTTTTTGTCGAGCGGCTCAAAGTATTTCATAGTTTCTTTGAACATAGCGTCAAGTTTGTGAAGATCTGCGCTGTCTTCCGCAGTCAAATAACCATCTAAGTCTTCAGCTTTAAGAATGATTTTGTTATCTGTCATATAATTCCCCTTTATATAATGATCTTATAATACAAGAACTTTGTAAAGTTGATTTTTATCTATTCTGATTCCGTTGATTTTTAAGACGTTGTTTCCAATAATCTCTTCCTGTGAATCAGTAAGACCGAAAGCAAGGATCAAGAGCCCTCTGCCGACTTTTAAAAACTTTTCATTTTTAAAATTAAATTCCAAGCTTAAAAGATATTGTGAATCAAAATTCGGGTCTGTAACAAAAAAACCTTTCACATCAAACAATTTTAGGTCGAGATTTGTACCCGTTAAAATCGTCAAAAAAGATTGAGGCTTGTTCGCAAAAAATCTTATTTCGTCTTCCGCAGATTTAAGATAATCGATCAGCTGCTCGTCCAATTCAGAATATATTTGATTTTCAGTATCTTCAGGCATTTTACAAAGCATATCGTAGCGGTCAATCATGTAATTTACATTCCTTCCAAGACACACAATTTTTGATTCTGGAAATGATATTGAAATCTTACTTTTGTAAACCGGATAAACAGACTGCGATTGCTCAGGAGCGTATTTTGAAACTTCCCAGCCGTTTTTTTCATTTAAGACTTTTGGAATATAATTAAGCGGAATCGAAGCATCTATAGCTGCTTGAAATTCCAAAACATTTCTCGAACGATTGATTCCGATATATGCTTTATCAATTCTTTGAGCGATTGCCTTTGCTTGTGATTCGGGAATTTTATCGATATTATTCTCGATAATTCTTTCAATCAAGTCTGAATCGGCTTTTTTTGGAATCGCAATATAAAATGCACTTCGATCATCGAGCAATTCAATTGCATCTACTTTTCTTCCTTGAGGAAGCGTTTTACAGCTTGTCGCACTCGCCACAATAACAAAAATAAGAGCGACGAGTATTATAAATAAATTAGATTTATGCTTTAGCAATTACAAAACTCCATTTTTTATCATCAGCTTCTACTTCTGTCGCATCGGACAAAGAGGAAGCCCATTTGATTGAACAAGCCAAAGTCTCATTAGAAATAAAACTTTCGAACATCATGTATGCCGACTTGAGGTCAGCATCTCCAGAAAGCTCAATCTTGATTCTGTCTGTAACGTTGTATCCATTTTCCTTACGCTTGTTCTGAATACCGCGAATCAAGTCGCGAATATAGCCTTCTTTTTTTAATTCATCTGTGACTTTAGTTTCGAGCCCGACTGTCAAAGTTCCATCGTTTATAACTTTCAAATCATCTTTTTCAAAACGTTCGACGATAACTTTTTCTGTATCTAAGTCAACTTTTGTTCCATCAACGTCGATCGAAAGAGGTTTTCCGTCGAGGATTGCAGCAATCTGATCGTTTGTCAAAGTCTGAATGACGGCGGCAGTCGCTTTCATTTTTTGCCCGAGCTCTTTCCCAAGAACTTTAAAATTTGCTTTTGCTTTGTATTCTACAAGTTCATCTTCACGGTCGTGGAATTCAACTTTTTTGACGTTCAACTCTTCACTGATTGTGTCCTGCATTTCAGCAAGAACTGCTTTTTCTTCAGGGTTACGAGTGACCAATGCGACAGAAGCGAGCGGCTGACGATTTTTTAAATTGAACTGATTGCGCAAACTGTGCCCCATTGAAACAGCTTTTTGTACAGTTGCCATCTTAAATTCAAGCCCTTCATTTTTCCAATTTTTATTCGAAGTCGGATAATCGCAAAGGTGAACAGATTCTTTGTCTTCAGGATTTTTTAGATTTTGGTACATCTCTTCAGTTATAAATGGAACAAATGGCGCCGAGACTTCTGAAAGAGTTTTCAAAGCTATATACAGTGATTCATAAGCTTCTGCTTTGTCGCTGTCATTTTCCGATTTCCAAAAACGACGGCGGCTTCTGCGGATATACCAGTTGTTGAGTTGATCTATAAACTTAACAATCGGGTCAATCGCTGCGGATAAATCATAATCGTCGAGCGCTTTTGTAACATCTTCGACTAAAGTTTGCGTAATAGATAAAAGCCATGCGTCAAGCGGATTTGAAGGCAAGTTGCTGTCGAACATGTGTCCGGTAGGCTTTGCGTTGTCGATATTAGCATAAGTTACAAAGAATGAATAAGAGTTCCACCATGGAATTATGATAGATTTTAAAACATCGCGAACACCGTCATCTGAATAACGAAGGTCATCTGCTTTTACTACAGCTGAGTGAATCAAAAACAGTCGTAGTGCATCTGCGCCGAATTTTTCGATTGCCTCAACAGGATCTGTGTAATTTCTCAAAGATTTAGACATCTTGCGACCGTCTGATGCAAGGACAAGTCCGTTTACAATACAGTTTTGGAAAGCAGGTTTGTCAAACAACAATGCTGCCAAAACTGTCAGCGTGTAAAACCAACCTCGAGTCTGGTCGAGACCTTCGGAGATAAAGTCCGCAGGAAAATGTGATTCAAAATATTCTTTATTTTCAAAAGGATAATGTTGTTGCGCGTAAGGCATGCTTCCCGATTCGAACCAGCAGTCAAAAACTTCAGGTATACGATGCATTGTGCCGCCACATTTTTTGCACTGAATTGTGATTTTATCTACGAACTGCTTGTGTAAATCATCAGGATACGTTCCGGACAAATCTGCAAGTTCCTGTCTGCTTCCTACACAAAGTACATTTTTACATTTAGGGTTGTCACATTTCCAAATCGGTATCGGATTACCCCAGTAACGATTGCGGCTAACAGCCCAGTCGCGGGAATTTGCAAGCCATTTTCCAAAGCGACCATCTTTTATATGTGAAGGTTGCCATTTAATCTTAGAGTTTGCACGCAAAAGTTCGTCGTGATGTTCTCCAACTTTTATAAACCACGAAGAGATTCCGCGGTAAATCAACGGTGAACCGCACCTCCAGCAATGTGGATAAGAGTGCATGTGCTGTTCTTTTTTTATCAATTTATTTTCTTTTTTAAGTCGATCCATTATGTCTTTATCACAATCTTTTACAAAGCGTCCTTCATAATCGGGAACTTCTTTCGTAAATTTACATTCTGCGTCAATCGGTTCAACTTCAGGAATTCCGGAACCTGTAAAAACTATGTGGTCGTCTTCACCGAAAGCAGGGGCAATGTGGACGATGCCGGTACCGTCTTCTGTAGAAACGTAGTCTGCATTTAATACACGGAAAGCTCCTTCGGTACATTTTTGTTTTGAATCACGCTCGCAAGTTGCAGCATCAGCATATTTTGCAAAATAAGGGAACAAAGGCTCATAACGAGCTCCAATAAAATCTTTACCTTTGTGACGGTAGATTATCTCGTAAGCCTCAGGGTCTTTGTAATAAGCCGAAAGACGAGCTTCTGCAAAAATATAATATTCGCCGGATTCCTTATCGCGGATTTTGACGTAATCGAGCTCAGGTCCCATACAAAGCCCCAAATTTGAAGGAAGCGTCCAAGGTGTTGTCGTCCATGCGATAAAATAAGTTTTACCGTTTGCCATATCAGGATCGTTTACACCAGCTGGAGCTTTAGTTATTTTAAATCTGACTGTAACAGTCATATCGTTTACATCTTTGTAACCTTGAGCAAGCTCGTGTGTAGAAAGGACTGTTGAGCAACGTGGGCAATACGGAAGAATATATTTTCCTTCATAGATAAGTTTTTTATCCCACAAAGCTTTTGCAATCCACCAGATTGATTCCATGTATTGTGGACTCATCGTTTTATAATCATTGTCAAAATCAACCCAACGCCCCATCCTTGTGATCGTTTTACGCCATTCAGCTGTATAACGAAGTACAGATGCCTTGCAAGCGTCGTTGAATTTAT includes:
- the ileS gene encoding isoleucine--tRNA ligase codes for the protein MSFKPVDPKVNFSKQEESVLKFWQDNDIFKKSISQREGAEDFVFFDGPPFATGLPHFGHFIPSTIKDIIPRYQTMKGKKVERRFGWDCHGLPVENLIEKELGINSKHEIEELGVDKFNDACKASVLRYTAEWRKTITRMGRWVDFDNDYKTMSPQYMESIWWIAKALWDKKLIYEGKYILPYCPRCSTVLSTHELAQGYKDVNDMTVTVRFKITKAPAGVNDPDMANGKTYFIAWTTTPWTLPSNLGLCMGPELDYVKIRDKESGEYYIFAEARLSAYYKDPEAYEIIYRHKGKDFIGARYEPLFPYFAKYADAATCERDSKQKCTEGAFRVLNADYVSTEDGTGIVHIAPAFGEDDHIVFTGSGIPEVEPIDAECKFTKEVPDYEGRFVKDCDKDIMDRLKKENKLIKKEQHMHSYPHCWRCGSPLIYRGISSWFIKVGEHHDELLRANSKIKWQPSHIKDGRFGKWLANSRDWAVSRNRYWGNPIPIWKCDNPKCKNVLCVGSRQELADLSGTYPDDLHKQFVDKITIQCKKCGGTMHRIPEVFDCWFESGSMPYAQQHYPFENKEYFESHFPADFISEGLDQTRGWFYTLTVLAALLFDKPAFQNCIVNGLVLASDGRKMSKSLRNYTDPVEAIEKFGADALRLFLIHSAVVKADDLRYSDDGVRDVLKSIIIPWWNSYSFFVTYANIDNAKPTGHMFDSNLPSNPLDAWLLSITQTLVEDVTKALDDYDLSAAIDPIVKFIDQLNNWYIRRSRRRFWKSENDSDKAEAYESLYIALKTLSEVSAPFVPFITEEMYQNLKNPEDKESVHLCDYPTSNKNWKNEGLEFKMATVQKAVSMGHSLRNQFNLKNRQPLASVALVTRNPEEKAVLAEMQDTISEELNVKKVEFHDREDELVEYKAKANFKVLGKELGQKMKATAAVIQTLTNDQIAAILDGKPLSIDVDGTKVDLDTEKVIVERFEKDDLKVINDGTLTVGLETKVTDELKKEGYIRDLIRGIQNKRKENGYNVTDRIKIELSGDADLKSAYMMFESFISNETLACSIKWASSLSDATEVEADDKKWSFVIAKA
- a CDS encoding tetratricopeptide repeat protein, with protein sequence MYLVNILTVLVIAVFFSCASIPTPVPGQEYAKVQNIYAEYINIGDTYFKLEDYSNASNYYEKAMRNKKLYWTAFYKLAKCYSYLSKWDDALPMYKIMLKRDPKNASIKASIAYIYSMQGNYKNAKESYKLLVEEQPENSQFLENYIAVILADEKNFKKNEELYISLMETLKTDFADSKNIERFEESYKKLKGEVKTENQAPVS
- a CDS encoding uracil phosphoribosyltransferase is translated as MTDNKIILKAEDLDGYLTAEDSADLHKLDAMFKETMKYFEPLDKKKVIEGYDKLGHEMQNICAKHPNIKVFSFVTEESAHAECSRVISKLRDENTDHQEFMYYSQRAYEMLFKMAYIDQHSDKKGYMFVKTPVRFPVQNYAVHKIPDIDHKIENSVMCVMLRGALLPSMIMSKEIQAYSSHKYQTPFALFKISRNDTKNESNMEYIMDLNKSFFNLEQLDGKDLIFADPMNATGGSLVTVVKYLQSQGVKPKSISFFNTISTLKGSIRVTRALENCTCYTLWMDPVMNEKAYIMPGLGDAGDRLNGCDTQDAPRNMIQLIADYGHNISGLYKSQLYEIEKIVLG